The sequence below is a genomic window from Massilia oculi.
CTGATCACCGACTTCGCCAACTGCTCGGCCACCTTGTGGCGCGACAAGCTGGGCCAGATCTCGCTGGCCGTGACGACCCTGTTCTGGGGCGCCGGCGCCACCCTGCAGTTCATCGTGCTGAAATGGGCCGAGCGCTCGCTCGGCCTGCCGCTGGACAAGGCCACGAACCTGATCGGCGTGGTCGCGATCGGCGTGGCGCTGGGCGCGGCCATGGCGGCGCGCATGATTCCGTTGCGCAAGTCGCTGACCGTGATTCCGATGGGCATCATCATGGGCCTGGTCGTGACCGTGATGGTGTTCGTCACCTCGGTATCGGTGGCCTACCCGCTGCTGGCGCTGATCGGTTTCCTGTCGGGCTTCTTCGTGGTGCCGATGAACGCGCTGCTGCAGCACCGCGGCCATGTGCTGATGAGCGCCGGCCACTCGATCGCGGTACAGAACTTCAACGAGAACCTGTCGATCCTGGTGATGCTGGCCGCCTACGCGATCATGATCACCCTGAACCTCGACCTGGACATCATCATCGTCATCTTCGGCCTGTCGGTCGCCGGCATCATGCTGCTGATCCAGCGCCGCCACACGCTCAATCAGCGCGAACACGATTCGCTCGGGCTGATCGGCGAAGGCAAGCACTGACCGACCTTCCGTTCTTTTCGATCCCGCTGTAACACTCGCTTACATCGGTCAAGCGCGGCCTGTTCCTATAATGGGCCGCATGAATACCGACGCCATTGCAAGAAACCGTTTCGGCCTTGGCGCGCGACCGGACGAGGAGGCGCCGTCCGACCCGCGCGGCTGGCTGCTGGCCCAGCTGGACAGCTTCGAGCCGCTGCCCGCGCCATGGCGCGCCGTCGAGCGCACCCCGGCCCGGACCCGCGCCTGGATCGCGCAGCAGCGCGCCCAGCGCCAGGCGCCGCAGGCCGAGCGCGCCGACGTCCGTGCCGCCTGGCAGCGCAAGGCCCGGGAAGCCTACCGCGCGGCGGTGGCCGCCCGCACCGCCAGCGCCCTGTGCAGCCCCACACCCTTCGTCGAACGGCTGGTCCACTTCTGGTCGAATCACTTCGCGGTATCGGTGGAGAAGCAGCCGGTGCTGGGACTGGCCGGCAGCTTCGAGGCCGACGCCATCCGGCCGCACGTGCTGGGCCGCTTCGAAGACCTGCTGCTGGCCGCGGTGCGGCATCCGGCGATGCTGCTCTACCTCGACCAGGCCGGATCCACCGGCCCGGACAGCGTGGCGGCGCGGCGCGCCCAGGGACGCCGGGTCCCGGGCCTCAACGAAAACCTGGCGCGCGAGATCCTCGAGCTGCACACCCTCGGTGTGCGCGGCGGCTACGCGCAGGGCGACGTGACGCAATTCGCGCGCGCGCTGACCGGCTGGACGCTGCCCGGCCCGGACGGCGCCGACACGTTCCGCTTCGCGCCTGCGCTGCACGAACCGGGCGCCCGCAACGTGCTGGGACGACGCTACGCGCCGGCGGGAGAAGAACAGGCGCGCGCCATCCTGCATGACCTCGCGGTCTCCCCCGCCACCGCGCGCCACGTCGGCGCCAAGCTCGCGCGCCACTTCGTCGCCGACGATCCGCCGGCGGCGCTGGTGGAACGGCTGGCGCGCAGCTTCGAACGCAGCGGCGGCGACCTGCCCAGCCTGTACCGCGAACTGGTGGCCGCGCCCGAGTCCTGGCAACCCGGCCCCGCCAAGTTCAAGTCGCCCTGGGACTGGGCGCTGTCCGGCATGCGCGCCCTGGGCCGGCGCGAGATGCCGGCGGCGCAGCTCGTTAACCTGATGAACCAGCTCGGACAGCCCGTATGGCGGCCGGGCGCGCCGGCCGGCTTCGGCGACGTCGCCGACACCTGGGCCGCGCCCGACGCGCTGCTGCGCCGTGTCGAGGCCGCGCAGCGGCTGGCGATGCAGGCCGGCGACGCGTTCGATGCGCGCGCGCTCGCGCCGCGGGTGCTGCCGGGCTCCCTGAGCCCGGCCACGGCGAAGGCGATCGCCTCGTCCGACAGTCCCGGCACCGCGCTGGCCCTGATGCTGGCGGCGCCCGAATTCCTGAGGAGATGACATGCTGCTGAACCGACGTGCTTTTCTCTCGGCCGCCGCGGCCCTGTGCGCGGCGCCGCGGATCGTGTTCGCGGGGGCCGACACCGCGCACCGCTTCGTCTTCATCATCCAGCGCGGCGCGGCCGACGGCCTGCATACGGTGGTGCCGTATGCCGATCCCGCCTATGCCCGCCTGCGCGGCGCGCTGGCCGTCGATCCAACCGGCGCGCACAAGCTCGACGGCAGCTTCGCGCTGCACCCCGCATTGGGCGGCATCGCAAAGCTGTATGAGGCCGGCCAGGCCAGCATGTTCCACGCGGTGGCCTCGCCCTACCGCGACCGCTCCCATTTCGACGGCCAGAACGTGCTCGAAAGCGGCGGCAACGCGCCCTACCGGGTCAAGGACGGCTGGATGAACCGGCTGGTGGGCTTGCTGCCGCGCGCCGGGTCCCAGGCCGACGCGATCGCCTTCGCGCCGACCGTGCCGCTGGCCCTGCGCGGCGCGGCCGGGGCCACGTCGTTCGCCCCGTCTTCGCTGCCCCAGGCGAACGAAGACCTGCTGCTGCGCGTGCGCCGGCTGTACGAAGGCGACGCCCAGTTGCACGCGCTGTGGTCCTCGGCGCTCCAGGCGCAGGCGATGGCCGGCGGCGCCGGGGACGCCAGACACCGCCAGCCGCCGGGCGAACTTGGCCGGATGGCGGCGGGTTTCCTGGCGCGGCCCGACGGTCCGCGCATCGCCATGATCGAGACCGGCGGCTGGGACACGCACAGCGCCCAGAACGGACGGCTGGCCAAGCAGCTGCGCGACCTCGACCGCCTGGTCGACGGTTTGCGCGAGGGCCTGGGCGACGCCTGGCGCCAGACCACGATCCTGGTCGCGACGGAGTTCGGCCGGACTGCGGCGGCCAACGGCACCGGCGGCACCGACCACGGCACCGGGTCCGCCGCCATGCTGGTCGGCGGCGCGGTGCAAGGCGGGCGCATCGTCGCGGACTGGCCGGGGCTGGCCCCCGCCGACCTGCTCGACGGGCGCGATCTCAGGCCCACGCTCGCGCTGGACGCGCTGGTGGCGCAAGCCTGCGCCGAGGCGTTCGGGCTCGATCCCGAGCGCACGGCCCGGGTGCTGTTTCCGGACGGCGCGCGCGCCCGGCCGCTGCCACGGCTGCTGCGCGGATGATCAGGCGACCGGCTTCGCCATCCGCGCCGCGGCCGCCCGCCCGCGCCAATCGCCCGGCACGACGAAACCGCGCTCGATTTCCTCGACGAAACCGTCGTGCCGGCGTACGCTGGCCACCAGGACCGGCGTGCCGGAAGCCGTGAATTGCCGGGCCAGCACGGCGGCGAGCTCGACCCGGTCCATCGTCGCGGTCGCCGCCGGCGCGCGCAGCGGCGCCAGCCACTCCAGCTTGGGCAAGACCAGGAACGCCTCGCCGGCGACCTCATCGAGTTCCGCCAGCGCGCACCAGAAGCCGCGGCAATGCCCGGCCGTGATGCCGCGCATCGCCGGCCAGCTGCCGGATGGGTAGAACAGCCAGCCCTTGACCAGCGCCTGCGCCAGGGTAACGGGCCGCGGCAGCAGCGCCTGCGCCGCCGGGTGCTCGCCCAGCGCAAGCTGGCGCTCGAACACCTTGCGCATCTTGCGGCCCAGGCTGTCGGCCAGGTTGGGGCCGACCAGCGCGTCGAATTCGCTCGATCCGCCGCCATCGAGCAGGTAGAACTTGGTGGCGAACTCGATGTGGGTCAGTGCATCCGGTCCGCGCTCGAGCAAAAAATCGAATTCGCCCACCGTGTCGTTGCGGCTGGCGCGCACCTGCAGGCCGTGGCGCACCAGGCGGCCCTGTTCGGCGAAATAGAAGGCCATCAGCTTTTCGGCGTATAGCCCGAGCCGCGTATACGTCTTGCCGCCGAGGGCGGCGTCGAGCGCCGTGGGGTCGAGGTCGAGCCGCGCCAGCCAGTCGGCCACCCCTGCTGTGACCGGGCCGAGCGTGGCGATGCGGCCCGCCCATTCGGGCGCGTCGGCGTCGAGCAGGTCGGGAGAATCGAGCAGCCAGGCCAGCGCGCGCACCGGGGCCCGCCGCAGGTGGCCCCAGCGGCGGTGGAAGGCCGCCTGATAGCTGCTAGTCGCGTGGTCCAAGGGAACGCGCCCGGCACAGGTCGGCCCAGGCCAGCGCCTTGTTTTCGCCGCGCAGCAGCAGTTCGCCCGGATGCAGGGTCGGCACCAGCGGCGTCTCGCCCAGGCGATGTACCTCGCCGCGGGCGCCGGCCAGCGGCTCCTGCAGCGCGCGGCCCAGCAGGCCGTTGGTCGCGACCTGGCCCAGGGTCAGCACGGTCGTGGCTCCGGTGAGCGCCAGTTCGCGTTCCACGAAGGGACGGCAGGCGGCGATCTCGCCGGGGGTCGGCGCGCGGTCGCCGCCCTTCGCGTTCAGCGGCCGGCACTTGACCAGCGGCGTGACGTAGGCATCGCGCTCGCGCGACAGCCCGACCGCGTGCAGCATATTGTCGAGCAGCTTGCCGGGGTCGCCCGTGAGCGGCTGGCCGGCCTCGTCGTCGAGCGCGCTCGGCGTGCCGGCGACGATCAGCCAGCGCGCCTGGCGCGGGCCGGCGCCGTGGACGGGCTTGCGGCCTGCGCCGCAGGCGCAATCCTTGCATGCGGCAATCGCCTGGCGCAGCCCGGCCCAGTCCATGGTCGCGACATCGGGCGTCGCCGGTTCGGGCGCGACGCTGTCGTCCCAGGCCGATGCGTCTTCCACGGGCGGCGGATTGCGGTAAGGCGGCGCCGACAGCGGCGTGTGGACGCGTGCGGCAGGCGCCGGCTCCGGTGCAGCCGCAGGCGCAGAAACCGGCGCCGCTGCGGGCGCGGCGGCTTCCGGCGCCGCCTCGGCGACGGCCGCTTCGGCCGCCGGATCGCTCATCGCATCGATCACCGCATCGGTCACCGCATCGGTCAACACCGCGGCCCCGGACTGCGGCGCATCTCGCAGCTGCCACAGCGGGCCGATGCCCATCTCGGCCAGGAACAGCGCGTCGCGCTGGCTCGTGTTCTTCATAAATCCAGCCTCATCACGATCGCATCCTCGCGGCCCGCCTGGCCGGCCGGGTAATAGCCCTTGCGGCGGCCGATCTGGACATAGCCATGGCGGCGATACACTTCCAGCGCCCGCTCGTTCGACGGCCGGACCTCGAGCAGGATCGATGCCATGCCCTGGCCGAGGGCGCGCGCGCCGATCTGGTAAAGCAGGCGCCGGCCCAGGCCCTGGCGCTGGCGCTTGCCGGCCACCGCGACGTCGAGCAGGTGCGCCTCGTCGAGCGCGTACATCAACAGATAATATCCGGCCAGCTCGCCGTCGGCTTCTCCCCCGACCTCGCGGACGGTCCAGCAATCGTAGCCGCTGGCCAGCGCGTCGACGAAGTTACCGCGGCTCCAGGGATAAGGAAAGACGCTGCATTCGAGCGCCCACACCTCGTCCACGTCGGCCGCCGTCATCGGGGCCAGGCGCAAGTCGGTATCCTGCAACCGGGTCATGCGCCGGCCTTGGCCTGGTTGATCGCCTGGCGCTCGGCGCTGGTATAGGCGACCTTGTTGCGCAGGTACAGCGGCTGGGCCTGGGCCGCGGGCACGCCCTGCCCGGCCGCCAGCGCGCCGCGCGCCAGCAGCGCCAGCTCGCGCGCATGCGGCACGATGTCGGGCAGCGCGCCCTGGGCGAACGGCTGGCCGGCGAAGGCGCCGGCATACTCGGCAAAGCCGTTGCCGCAGGCCCTCAGGCCTTCTGCCGCTGTCGGCGCCACGTCCTGCGGCGCCGACAGCGCCGGCGCCACCACCTCGGTCCATTTGCCGCCGTCGAAGCGGTACTGGGCCCAGTACACCTCGCCCATGCGCGCATCCAGCACGGCCAGCACGTCGCTGGCGCCGGTGGCGGCGCGGCAGGCCTCGGCCATCGCTTCGAGCGTCACCAGCGGCAGCACCGGCAGCCCGGCGCCATAGGCCAGGCCCTGGGCCACGCCGCAGGCGGTGCGCACGCCGGTGAAGGAGCCGGGACCGGCGCCGAAGGCGACGGCGTCGCAGTCGGCCAGCGCGATGCCGGCCTCGTTCAACAGCTCCTGCACCATGGGCAGGACCGATTGCGAGTGGCTGCGCACGCCAGGCGTCGAACGGACAGTGACAATTTCGCCGGCCAGCAGCGCGCAGGACGCCAGCTCGGCCGAGGTTTCGATAGCAAGGATGGTAGACATGCCGCTATTTTAACCTCTCGGCCCGGCGCCTTCCATGGCGGCGGCGCGAATCGCCATTGCGCTGCAACACGATCCGGAAGTCGCTGTACAATGCCGCACATGCAGAGCCTGACCCTCGATTCCACGACCCGCGGCGCGGTCGCCGCCGCCGTCAACGGCGACGGCTGGACCGTCGCCTGCCTGTGCGCCGCCTGGTGCGGCACCTGCGCGACCTACCGCGCCACCTTCGAAGAACTGGCGCTGCGCCATCCCGACAAGCACTTCGTCTGGATCGACATCGAAGACCAGGCCGACCTAGTGGGCGACCTCGACGTCGACAATTTCCCGACCCTGCTGCTGCAGCGCGGCGACACGGTCGCCTTCTTCGGCACCATGGTGCCCGACGGCGGCGTGGCCGACCGGCTGATCCAGGCCCAGGCCGGACAGAGCGACGAAGAACTGGCACGCCTGGCGCAGTCGAGCCAGGAGCGGCGCGACTGGCAAGAAGAATGCAATCTGCGCGTGCTGTTCGGCGCGCCGGATTGACCCTGCGCTAAACCTTTGCTCTACGGCCCCGGCAAGCAATGACCGGCGGGCGGCTTCCCCGCGAAGCATCCGCCGTCTTCGCCGGCGACAGCCAGGTGCTCAACCCAACTTCAAGGGCAGGCTGCGCAAACGCTGCCCGGTCAGCGTGAACACCGCCGCCGCCACCGCCGGCGCCACCGGGGCACGGCCGGCTCGCCCACGCCTTCCGGATGCGCGCTGCTGGGCACCACAATGGTTTCCACCCGCGGCGCCTGGCCGATGCGCAGCAGCGGATAGTCGCCAAAGTTGGACTGCCGGATCTTGCCTGCCTCGATCGTGATCTCGCCGGCCAGCGCCGCCGACAAGCCGAACACCACGCCCGACTCGACCTGCTGGGCCACGATATTCGGATTGACCGCCAGGCCGCAATCGATCGCGCACACCACGCGGTGCACGCGGATCGCGCCGTCCTCGACCGAGACCTCGGCCACCTGGGCCACCGTGCTGCCGAACGAGCGATGCAGCGCCACGCCGTGCGCGCGTCCGTCGGGCGCACGGCCGGCGGCAGCCACTGCCGCATCCAGCACCGCCAGCGCGCGCGGCTGCCCCGCCAGCAGGGTGCGCCGCAAGGCCACCGGATCCTGCCCGCCGGCGTGCGCCACCTCGTCCAGGAACGACTCCTTGAAGAAGGCATTGTGGGAATGTCCAACCGAGCGCCAGTAGCCGATCGGCACCTGGCTGTCCACGATCACGTGCGCCACGCGCTGGTTCGGGATCGCATATTGATGGTCGTACTCGCCTTCGGCGGTGGTCTTGTCCGGTCCCACGCCCGGCAGGCCCAGGCTGCGTTCGACGTACTGGTGGCCGATGGCGCCGCTCGCCGACTTGTTGTCCCAGGCCAGGATGTTCCCGCCTTCGTCCAGCTGCGCCGTGAAGCGCGCCAGCGCCGCCGGCCGGTAGACGTCGTGCATCGTGTCCTGCTCGCGGGTCCAGATCAGTTGCACCGGCTGGCCGCCGGTGGCCATGGCGACGGCCACCGCCTGCGCCACCATGTCGACTTCGAGCCGGCGCCCGAAGCCGCCGCCCAGCAGCATGACCTCGATCGCCACGTCCTCGCGCGCCACCCCGGCCACGCGCGCGGCGCAGTCGACCGCGATGCTCGGCACCTGGGTCGAGGCCCACAGCCGCACTTTGCCGTTCGCGACCTGGGCGGTGCAGTTGACCGGTTCCAGCGCCGCATGCGCCAGGAACGGCGCGCGGTACTCGGCGCGCAGCGTGCGCACGGCGCCCTCGACCTCCTGTGCACCGGTCTCGTGATAGACGTAACCGCGCTCCTCGTCGAG
It includes:
- a CDS encoding uracil-DNA glycosylase, which produces MKNTSQRDALFLAEMGIGPLWQLRDAPQSGAAVLTDAVTDAVIDAMSDPAAEAAVAEAAPEAAAPAAAPVSAPAAAPEPAPAARVHTPLSAPPYRNPPPVEDASAWDDSVAPEPATPDVATMDWAGLRQAIAACKDCACGAGRKPVHGAGPRQARWLIVAGTPSALDDEAGQPLTGDPGKLLDNMLHAVGLSRERDAYVTPLVKCRPLNAKGGDRAPTPGEIAACRPFVERELALTGATTVLTLGQVATNGLLGRALQEPLAGARGEVHRLGETPLVPTLHPGELLLRGENKALAWADLCRARSLGPRD
- the lplT gene encoding lysophospholipid transporter LplT — its product is MNRGFYTIMAAQFFSSLADNALLFVAISLLVAMDAPASLTPLLKLSFVLFYVLLAAFVGAFADALPKGRVMFIANIIKVAGCALMFFTVHPLLSYAVVGFGAAVYSPAKYGILTELLPPEKLVPANGWIEGLTVMSIILGTVLGGTLVSERGANFLLSFDAFAGLGITTGAEAAMAVVVGIYMLAALFNLRIPDTGARYEHQERNPIKLITDFANCSATLWRDKLGQISLAVTTLFWGAGATLQFIVLKWAERSLGLPLDKATNLIGVVAIGVALGAAMAARMIPLRKSLTVIPMGIIMGLVVTVMVFVTSVSVAYPLLALIGFLSGFFVVPMNALLQHRGHVLMSAGHSIAVQNFNENLSILVMLAAYAIMITLNLDLDIIIVIFGLSVAGIMLLIQRRHTLNQREHDSLGLIGEGKH
- a CDS encoding thioredoxin family protein yields the protein MQSLTLDSTTRGAVAAAVNGDGWTVACLCAAWCGTCATYRATFEELALRHPDKHFVWIDIEDQADLVGDLDVDNFPTLLLQRGDTVAFFGTMVPDGGVADRLIQAQAGQSDEELARLAQSSQERRDWQEECNLRVLFGAPD
- a CDS encoding DUF1853 family protein: MDHATSSYQAAFHRRWGHLRRAPVRALAWLLDSPDLLDADAPEWAGRIATLGPVTAGVADWLARLDLDPTALDAALGGKTYTRLGLYAEKLMAFYFAEQGRLVRHGLQVRASRNDTVGEFDFLLERGPDALTHIEFATKFYLLDGGGSSEFDALVGPNLADSLGRKMRKVFERQLALGEHPAAQALLPRPVTLAQALVKGWLFYPSGSWPAMRGITAGHCRGFWCALAELDEVAGEAFLVLPKLEWLAPLRAPAATATMDRVELAAVLARQFTASGTPVLVASVRRHDGFVEEIERGFVVPGDWRGRAAAARMAKPVA
- a CDS encoding DUF1501 domain-containing protein; amino-acid sequence: MLLNRRAFLSAAAALCAAPRIVFAGADTAHRFVFIIQRGAADGLHTVVPYADPAYARLRGALAVDPTGAHKLDGSFALHPALGGIAKLYEAGQASMFHAVASPYRDRSHFDGQNVLESGGNAPYRVKDGWMNRLVGLLPRAGSQADAIAFAPTVPLALRGAAGATSFAPSSLPQANEDLLLRVRRLYEGDAQLHALWSSALQAQAMAGGAGDARHRQPPGELGRMAAGFLARPDGPRIAMIETGGWDTHSAQNGRLAKQLRDLDRLVDGLREGLGDAWRQTTILVATEFGRTAAANGTGGTDHGTGSAAMLVGGAVQGGRIVADWPGLAPADLLDGRDLRPTLALDALVAQACAEAFGLDPERTARVLFPDGARARPLPRLLRG
- the tsaB gene encoding tRNA (adenosine(37)-N6)-threonylcarbamoyltransferase complex dimerization subunit type 1 TsaB, with translation MSTILAIETSAELASCALLAGEIVTVRSTPGVRSHSQSVLPMVQELLNEAGIALADCDAVAFGAGPGSFTGVRTACGVAQGLAYGAGLPVLPLVTLEAMAEACRAATGASDVLAVLDARMGEVYWAQYRFDGGKWTEVVAPALSAPQDVAPTAAEGLRACGNGFAEYAGAFAGQPFAQGALPDIVPHARELALLARGALAAGQGVPAAQAQPLYLRNKVAYTSAERQAINQAKAGA
- a CDS encoding DUF1800 domain-containing protein — translated: MNTDAIARNRFGLGARPDEEAPSDPRGWLLAQLDSFEPLPAPWRAVERTPARTRAWIAQQRAQRQAPQAERADVRAAWQRKAREAYRAAVAARTASALCSPTPFVERLVHFWSNHFAVSVEKQPVLGLAGSFEADAIRPHVLGRFEDLLLAAVRHPAMLLYLDQAGSTGPDSVAARRAQGRRVPGLNENLAREILELHTLGVRGGYAQGDVTQFARALTGWTLPGPDGADTFRFAPALHEPGARNVLGRRYAPAGEEQARAILHDLAVSPATARHVGAKLARHFVADDPPAALVERLARSFERSGGDLPSLYRELVAAPESWQPGPAKFKSPWDWALSGMRALGRREMPAAQLVNLMNQLGQPVWRPGAPAGFGDVADTWAAPDALLRRVEAAQRLAMQAGDAFDARALAPRVLPGSLSPATAKAIASSDSPGTALALMLAAPEFLRR
- the rimI gene encoding ribosomal protein S18-alanine N-acetyltransferase, coding for MTRLQDTDLRLAPMTAADVDEVWALECSVFPYPWSRGNFVDALASGYDCWTVREVGGEADGELAGYYLLMYALDEAHLLDVAVAGKRQRQGLGRRLLYQIGARALGQGMASILLEVRPSNERALEVYRRHGYVQIGRRKGYYPAGQAGREDAIVMRLDL